From Thermomonas sp. XSG, one genomic window encodes:
- a CDS encoding ABC transporter permease, with protein sequence MKYFHLVWAALSRSKTRTLLTLLSVVAAFLLFGMLDSVRVAFNSGGSVAGANRMVTMSRLSITQMLPYSLDAQIRAVPGVRNAAYAAWFGGIYRDPKNFFANFSVSPEYLDLYPEFKLPPAQKQAWLADRRGAVVGKALADRFGWKVGDTIPLQATIFPTRGSNDWSFTLRGIYRIEDPKLKGQEQAMFFHWKYFDEANDYVKGRVGWWIVEPAGADAADRVAKAIDRLSENSDHETKTQSEAAFNQSFAKQFADIGLIVTAIMGAVFFTLLLLTGNTMAQAVRERIPELAVLKTIGFSNRSVLWLVLGESVLLVVLGGLLGMGLAAAIVPAVGAASGGMVQLPGLLAQTWGTGLALMLGIGLLVGLLPALRGMRLNIVDALAGR encoded by the coding sequence ATGAAGTATTTCCATCTCGTCTGGGCCGCGCTCTCACGCAGCAAGACCCGTACCCTGCTCACCCTGCTGTCGGTGGTGGCGGCGTTCCTGCTGTTCGGGATGCTGGATTCGGTGCGCGTGGCGTTCAATTCCGGCGGCAGCGTGGCCGGCGCCAACCGCATGGTGACGATGTCGCGGCTGTCGATCACGCAGATGCTGCCGTACAGCCTGGATGCGCAGATCCGCGCGGTGCCCGGGGTCAGGAACGCCGCGTACGCGGCCTGGTTCGGCGGCATCTACCGCGACCCGAAGAATTTCTTCGCCAACTTCAGCGTCAGCCCGGAATACCTGGACCTGTACCCGGAGTTCAAGCTCCCGCCCGCGCAGAAGCAGGCGTGGCTGGCCGACCGCCGCGGCGCGGTGGTGGGCAAGGCGCTAGCCGACCGCTTCGGCTGGAAGGTTGGCGACACCATCCCGCTGCAGGCGACCATCTTTCCGACCCGCGGCAGCAACGACTGGTCGTTCACCCTGCGCGGGATCTACCGCATCGAAGACCCCAAGCTGAAGGGCCAGGAACAGGCGATGTTCTTCCACTGGAAGTACTTCGACGAAGCCAATGACTACGTGAAGGGCCGGGTGGGCTGGTGGATCGTGGAGCCAGCCGGCGCCGATGCCGCCGACCGCGTGGCCAAGGCCATCGACCGGCTCAGCGAGAACTCCGACCACGAGACCAAGACCCAGAGCGAGGCCGCGTTCAACCAGAGCTTCGCCAAGCAGTTCGCCGACATCGGCCTGATCGTCACCGCGATCATGGGCGCGGTGTTCTTCACCCTGCTGCTGCTGACCGGCAACACCATGGCGCAGGCGGTGCGCGAGCGCATCCCCGAGCTGGCGGTGCTGAAGACCATCGGCTTCTCCAACCGCAGCGTGCTGTGGCTGGTGCTGGGCGAATCCGTGCTGCTGGTGGTGCTGGGCGGGCTGCTGGGCATGGGCCTGGCCGCCGCCATCGTGCCGGCGGTGGGCGCCGCCAGCGGCGGAATGGTGCAGCTGCCGGGCCTGCTGGCGCAGACCTGGGGCACGGGGCTGGCGCTGATGCTCGGCATCGGCCTGCTGGTGGGATTGCTGCCGGCGCTGCGCGGCATGCGCTTGAACATCGTCGATGCGCTGGCCGGTCGATAA
- a CDS encoding ABC transporter ATP-binding protein gives MSILVSTRNLHKTYQRGPETVDVLRGIDLDIAGGDFVALMGPSGSGKTTLLNLIGGLDSPTSGSIEIAGQHIEKLGSGQLAQWRSNHVGFVFQFYNLMPTLTAQKNVELPLLLTRLSAAQRRQNAAIALELVGLKDRGKHRPNELSGGQQQRVAIARAIVSDPTLLICDEPTGDLDRASAEEILGLLQELNRSHGKTIVMVTHDPKAAEYATHTLHLDKGNLVEQTVHA, from the coding sequence ATGTCGATCCTCGTCAGCACCCGCAACCTGCACAAGACCTACCAGCGCGGCCCGGAAACGGTGGACGTGCTGCGCGGCATCGACCTCGACATCGCCGGCGGCGACTTCGTGGCGCTGATGGGCCCGTCCGGCTCCGGCAAGACCACGCTGCTCAACCTGATCGGCGGGCTGGATTCGCCCACCTCCGGCAGCATCGAGATCGCCGGCCAGCACATCGAGAAGCTGGGCTCCGGGCAGCTGGCGCAGTGGCGCAGCAACCACGTCGGCTTCGTGTTCCAGTTCTACAACCTGATGCCCACGCTGACCGCGCAGAAGAACGTGGAGCTGCCGCTGCTGCTGACCCGGCTGTCGGCCGCGCAGCGCCGCCAGAACGCCGCCATCGCACTGGAGCTGGTGGGGCTGAAGGACCGCGGCAAGCACCGTCCGAACGAACTCTCCGGCGGCCAGCAGCAGCGCGTGGCGATCGCCCGCGCGATCGTCTCCGACCCCACCCTGCTGATCTGCGACGAGCCCACCGGCGACCTCGACCGCGCTTCGGCGGAAGAGATCCTCGGCCTGTTGCAGGAGCTCAACCGCAGCCACGGCAAGACCATCGTGATGGTCACCCACGACCCCAAGGCCGCCGAGTACGCCACGCATACGCTGCACCTCGACAAGGGCAACCTGGTCGAGCAGACCGTGCACGCCTGA
- a CDS encoding efflux RND transporter periplasmic adaptor subunit — MNTSADLLNSLKIDRSAPPPPPSRKGLWIGLAVVGVAVLAAAGVFALRGGKGVEVSVAEATAIGGAGAGNASVLDATGYVVARRMATVSAKVTGRVREVLIEEGQKVEEGQVLARLDPVDAQAQRALSESQLAASQSQIASVQAQLKEAEANAARLSTLVAQKLVSRAQFEQAVATRDALRAQLATTQRNAQVARDGLRIADNGVDNTIVRAPFAGVVIAKSAQPGEIVSPLSAGGGFTRTGIGTIVDMASLEVEVEVGEAFIGRVKPGMRTETILNAYQDWKIPGRVIAIIPAADRGKATVKVRVGLDAKGDPRIVPDMGARVGFLEDAKPAQADAKPGVLVPAAAIAQRGDRDVAFVVNGGMASLRKLTLGRTLGEDREVLAGVAGGEQVVLDPPETLADGARVTVAPAAASDE; from the coding sequence ATGAATACTTCCGCCGACCTGCTCAATTCCCTGAAGATCGACCGCAGCGCGCCACCCCCGCCGCCCTCGCGCAAGGGGTTGTGGATCGGGCTGGCGGTGGTCGGCGTGGCGGTGCTGGCGGCAGCGGGCGTGTTCGCGCTGCGCGGCGGCAAGGGCGTGGAAGTCAGCGTGGCCGAGGCCACCGCGATCGGCGGCGCCGGCGCGGGCAACGCCTCGGTGCTGGATGCCACCGGCTACGTGGTGGCGCGGCGGATGGCCACGGTCTCCGCCAAGGTCACCGGACGCGTGCGCGAGGTGCTGATCGAGGAAGGCCAGAAGGTCGAGGAAGGCCAGGTGCTGGCGCGGCTGGACCCGGTGGATGCGCAGGCGCAGCGCGCGCTGTCGGAATCGCAGCTGGCCGCTTCGCAAAGCCAGATCGCCAGCGTACAGGCGCAGCTGAAGGAAGCCGAAGCCAACGCCGCGCGGCTGTCCACGCTGGTGGCGCAGAAGCTGGTGTCGCGCGCGCAGTTCGAGCAGGCGGTGGCCACGCGCGATGCCCTGCGCGCGCAGCTGGCCACCACCCAGCGCAACGCGCAGGTGGCGCGCGACGGGCTGCGCATCGCCGACAACGGCGTGGACAACACCATCGTGCGCGCGCCGTTCGCGGGGGTGGTGATCGCCAAGTCGGCGCAGCCGGGCGAGATCGTCTCGCCGCTGTCGGCCGGCGGCGGCTTCACCCGCACCGGCATCGGCACCATCGTCGACATGGCCTCGCTGGAAGTGGAGGTGGAAGTCGGCGAGGCCTTCATCGGCCGGGTCAAGCCGGGCATGCGCACCGAGACCATCCTCAACGCCTACCAGGACTGGAAGATCCCCGGCCGGGTGATCGCCATCATCCCCGCCGCCGACCGCGGCAAGGCCACGGTGAAGGTGCGCGTGGGGCTGGATGCCAAGGGCGATCCGCGGATCGTGCCCGACATGGGCGCGCGGGTCGGCTTCCTGGAGGACGCGAAACCCGCGCAGGCCGATGCCAAGCCCGGCGTGCTGGTGCCGGCCGCCGCCATCGCCCAGCGCGGCGACAGGGACGTGGCGTTCGTGGTCAACGGCGGCATGGCCAGCCTGCGCAAGCTGACCCTGGGCCGCACCCTAGGCGAGGACCGCGAGGTGCTGGCCGGCGTGGCCGGCGGCGAGCAGGTCGTGCTGGACCCGCCGGAAACGCTGGCGGACGGCGCGCGGGTGACGGTGGCGCCTGCCGCAGCCAGCGACGAATAA
- a CDS encoding ABC transporter ATP-binding protein has product MPDGQAVVARLRGASKRYGGTQALDGLDLSLHAGQVTSLLGANGAGKSTAVNLLLGLLAADAGEVSVFGRPPSSRAARLGTGAMLQGAGIPDRLRVGEVLALVRSYYRDPRSVADCVALAGLDGLMERPYRQLSGGQQRRVQFALAICGRPRLLCLDEPTTGLDIDARQGIWRAVRELVAGGSAVLLTTHYLEEAEALADNVAVIDRGRMLAQGSVAAIRAHVAQRRIRCVSALDADAVARWPGVRQAERDGELLRIVADAAEPVVRRLLAADDRLHDLEVQRAGLADAFLELTRTPQQEAA; this is encoded by the coding sequence ATGCCGGATGGACAAGCGGTGGTGGCGCGGTTGCGCGGCGCGAGCAAGCGATACGGCGGCACGCAGGCGCTGGATGGACTGGACCTGTCGCTGCACGCGGGCCAGGTGACGTCGTTGCTGGGTGCCAACGGCGCTGGCAAGAGCACCGCGGTGAACCTGCTGTTGGGGCTGCTCGCCGCGGACGCGGGCGAAGTCTCGGTGTTCGGCCGTCCGCCCAGCTCGCGCGCGGCGCGCCTGGGCACCGGCGCGATGCTGCAGGGCGCCGGCATTCCCGACCGCCTGCGCGTGGGCGAGGTGCTGGCGCTGGTGCGCAGTTACTACCGCGACCCGCGCAGCGTGGCCGACTGCGTGGCGCTGGCGGGACTGGACGGGCTGATGGAGCGTCCGTACCGGCAGTTGTCCGGCGGCCAGCAGCGGCGCGTGCAGTTCGCTCTGGCGATCTGCGGGCGCCCGCGCCTGCTGTGCCTGGACGAGCCGACCACAGGCCTCGACATCGACGCGCGGCAGGGCATCTGGCGCGCGGTCCGCGAGTTGGTCGCCGGCGGCAGCGCGGTGCTGCTGACCACGCACTACCTCGAGGAAGCCGAAGCGCTGGCCGACAATGTCGCGGTGATCGACCGCGGCCGCATGCTGGCGCAGGGCAGCGTGGCGGCGATCCGAGCACACGTGGCCCAGCGCCGCATCCGCTGCGTGTCGGCGCTGGATGCCGACGCGGTGGCACGCTGGCCGGGCGTGCGCCAGGCCGAGCGCGATGGCGAGCTGCTGCGCATCGTCGCCGATGCCGCGGAACCGGTGGTGCGCCGGCTGCTGGCCGCCGACGACCGCCTGCACGACCTCGAGGTGCAGCGCGCCGGCCTGGCCGATGCCTTCCTCGAACTCACCCGTACCCCGCAACAGGAGGCCGCGTGA
- a CDS encoding ABC transporter permease: MAAVLPTLHRAALRSYLLEARCECLRMLRDPGFCIPVTAFPLMFYVLFAVVLNRQHSAATAQYLLATYGVFGVAGAGLFGFGVTIALDRERGFLRLKRVLPAPPGALLLARMAMAMLFAALISLLMALLAALVAGVSLAPLQWLALAAVNVAGVLPFAAIGLYVGTRMSGSAAPALLNGLYLPMSFLSGLWLPLTMLPPLLAKLAVVWPAYHLGQLALKVVGFDAGQPVWLHLLALAGFTAAFFALAQRRLALAE; this comes from the coding sequence ATGGCTGCCGTGCTCCCCACCCTGCATCGCGCCGCGCTGCGCAGCTACCTGCTGGAAGCGCGCTGCGAATGCCTGCGCATGCTGCGCGACCCCGGCTTCTGCATCCCGGTCACCGCCTTCCCGCTGATGTTCTATGTGCTGTTCGCGGTGGTGTTGAACAGGCAGCACAGCGCGGCGACCGCGCAGTACCTGCTGGCCACCTACGGCGTTTTCGGCGTGGCCGGCGCGGGCCTGTTCGGTTTCGGCGTCACCATCGCGCTGGATCGCGAGCGCGGCTTCCTGCGGCTCAAGCGCGTGCTGCCCGCGCCGCCCGGCGCGCTGCTGCTGGCGCGGATGGCGATGGCGATGCTGTTTGCCGCGCTCATCTCGCTTCTGATGGCGCTGCTGGCCGCGCTGGTGGCGGGGGTGTCCTTGGCGCCGCTGCAATGGCTGGCGCTGGCGGCGGTGAATGTCGCCGGCGTGCTGCCGTTTGCGGCGATCGGCCTGTACGTGGGCACGCGGATGAGCGGCAGCGCCGCGCCGGCGCTGCTCAACGGGCTGTACCTGCCGATGTCGTTCCTGTCCGGGCTGTGGCTGCCGCTGACCATGCTGCCGCCGCTGCTGGCCAAGCTGGCGGTGGTCTGGCCGGCCTACCACCTCGGCCAGCTGGCGCTGAAGGTGGTCGGTTTCGATGCCGGCCAGCCGGTCTGGTTGCACCTGCTGGCGCTGGCGGGTTTCACCGCGGCGTTCTTCGCGCTGGCGCAGCGCCGGCTGGCGCTGGCGGAATGA
- a CDS encoding sensor histidine kinase, whose protein sequence is MKFALPARWPQPAPDSLVAQDLRLGRSAWTHHIHLVWTIWVFITPAFSGGVYGYTLRWLLLTLLSFPLFLLLFHVSVTASERRAQLAALGMLGLCFALLRWYPSGLSYFVFGCVMLQPRCKGSLLRYMVWLAACNAALIVYARYIGYPWISLIWMPAVTAIIGVITLVERINRQRDAALKLSHEEVRRLAALAERERIGRDLHDLLGHTLSMVALKSDLAGRLLARDPAAAQVEIAEVSRVAREALAQVRGAVSGIRAAGIAAELASAKLLLETDGVAFEYRLDDGFSGAGLPAAVESALAMTVREAATNIQRHARARRAQVRFGVEAGEAVLRVEDDGRGGALVPGNGLAGMRERIEALRGRLRVDAGARQGTCIEARVPLAANDDLPAAP, encoded by the coding sequence ATGAAGTTCGCCCTGCCCGCGCGCTGGCCGCAGCCCGCGCCGGATTCGCTGGTGGCGCAGGACCTGCGCCTGGGCCGGTCGGCGTGGACCCATCACATCCACCTGGTGTGGACGATCTGGGTGTTCATCACCCCGGCGTTCTCCGGCGGCGTCTACGGCTACACCCTGCGCTGGCTGCTGCTGACACTGCTTTCGTTCCCGCTGTTCCTGCTGCTGTTCCATGTCAGCGTGACCGCGTCCGAGCGGCGCGCCCAGCTGGCTGCGCTGGGCATGCTGGGGCTGTGTTTCGCGCTGCTGCGCTGGTATCCATCGGGGCTCAGCTACTTCGTGTTCGGCTGCGTGATGCTGCAGCCGCGCTGCAAGGGATCGCTGCTGCGCTACATGGTCTGGCTCGCGGCCTGCAATGCCGCGCTGATCGTCTATGCGCGCTACATCGGCTACCCGTGGATCTCGCTGATATGGATGCCGGCGGTCACCGCGATCATCGGCGTCATCACCCTGGTGGAGCGGATCAACCGCCAGCGCGATGCCGCGCTCAAGCTCTCGCACGAGGAGGTGCGGCGGCTGGCGGCGCTGGCCGAACGCGAGCGCATCGGTCGCGACCTGCACGACCTGCTGGGCCACACCCTGTCGATGGTGGCGTTGAAATCGGACCTGGCCGGCCGCCTGCTGGCGCGCGACCCGGCGGCAGCGCAGGTGGAGATCGCCGAAGTCAGCCGGGTTGCGCGCGAGGCGCTGGCGCAGGTGCGCGGCGCGGTCAGCGGGATCCGCGCGGCCGGCATCGCCGCCGAGCTGGCCTCGGCCAAGCTGCTGCTGGAAACCGACGGGGTGGCCTTCGAGTACCGCCTCGACGACGGCTTCTCCGGCGCCGGGCTGCCGGCCGCGGTGGAGTCGGCGTTGGCGATGACCGTGCGCGAGGCCGCCACCAACATCCAGCGCCACGCGCGCGCGCGCCGCGCGCAGGTGCGTTTCGGCGTGGAGGCGGGCGAGGCGGTGCTGCGGGTCGAGGACGACGGCCGCGGCGGCGCACTGGTGCCGGGCAACGGCCTGGCCGGCATGCGTGAACGCATCGAGGCGCTGCGCGGGCGCCTGCGCGTCGACGCCGGTGCCAGGCAGGGCACCTGTATCGAAGCGCGGGTGCCGCTGGCGGCGAACGACGACCTGCCAGCCGCGCCCTGA
- a CDS encoding response regulator transcription factor: MIRVLLAEDQALLRGALTALLGMESDIEVVASAADGESAWRELQRLKPDVLLTDIEMPGLTGLELAQRIQRHALPVQVVVITTFARAGFLRRALDAGVRGYLLKDAQAEQLAEALRQVHRGGRAIDPQLALEAWGEADPLSDRERQALRLAGEGLSAGEIAQRLNLSHGTVRNYLSEAIGKLGVGNRIEAYRLARQKGWL; encoded by the coding sequence ATGATCCGAGTCCTCCTCGCCGAAGACCAGGCCCTGCTGCGCGGAGCGCTGACCGCGCTGCTGGGCATGGAGTCCGATATCGAAGTGGTGGCCAGCGCCGCCGACGGCGAGTCGGCCTGGCGCGAGCTGCAGCGGCTCAAGCCCGACGTGCTGCTCACCGACATCGAGATGCCCGGCCTGACCGGGCTGGAGCTGGCGCAGCGGATCCAGCGCCACGCGCTGCCGGTGCAGGTGGTGGTCATCACCACCTTCGCCCGCGCCGGCTTCCTGCGCCGCGCGCTGGATGCCGGCGTGCGCGGCTACCTGCTCAAGGACGCCCAGGCCGAACAGCTGGCCGAGGCGCTGCGCCAGGTCCACCGCGGCGGCCGCGCCATCGACCCGCAGCTGGCGCTGGAGGCTTGGGGCGAAGCCGATCCGCTCAGCGACCGCGAGCGCCAGGCGCTGCGGCTGGCCGGCGAGGGCCTGTCCGCCGGCGAAATCGCGCAGCGCCTGAACCTCTCGCACGGCACCGTGCGCAACTACCTGTCCGAGGCGATCGGCAAGCTCGGCGTCGGCAACCGCATCGAGGCCTACCGGCTGGCGCGCCAGAAAGGCTGGCTGTAG
- a CDS encoding EAL domain-containing protein has product MRARTAWFVLSALLITACAWWGVSFLRGDDANAAQTLRVGLYENAPKVYRDKDGHPAGLFVELLDAIARKQGWRVQYVPCEWSDCLARLEAGELDLMPDVAYTPERGRLFEFHAVPVAHSWSQVYKHRGLVVRAFPDLADLRVALLRGSVQEEELRHLLRELGVRWSMVEADSYGQAFAAVRDGRADVAIANNFFGARAARSFGLEETAILFNPATLYFAAPKGRHAAELARIDHWLRAWQQSPDSVYFEAMRHAMMPPPLTVTPRWLPAALAVAAALVLALLAFSLILRWRVRAATVDATAARNRLELVLEVSPVALFLLREADGELAVEWASPNVPRLYGMLAEEVLAPGRWRQHVHPDDLPTLEPALDHLRRHPTLTREYRVVDNTGVIHHVHEVLRTLPVPAGQPLRALSTWTDVSEAKAHAAELSHLAHHDSLTGLPNRRLLQLFLEDATQAGRRFAVVALDLDRLRGVNDTLGHSLGDQALRAATQRLQARLPAGGFLARLGGDEFAAVLPGATADDADAFALDVLEAFTRPLLGGTTPTVLTISVGIALAPTDGDNADTLLRHAELALYEAKRLGTGRRQFFQPALSTGAAQRLALETGLRMALPRQQFRLHYQPQLDLHDGALAGVEALLRWEHPELGTIPPVQFIPVAEETGQIEEIGQWVLLEACRQLRAWDDAGLGIHGMSVNCSVQQLDADRLPAQVAAILAATGIAADRLELEITESVLMRDPEHAIVVLQALKAQGVRLAIDDFGTGYSSLAYLRRLPLTRLKIDRAFVSGIGNDPGDEEICRTVIALARNLGLETLAEGVEHAHEAAFLREGGCTLAQGFHYARALPPEALVAWVSAHRRQPRRG; this is encoded by the coding sequence ATGCGCGCACGCACCGCCTGGTTCGTCCTGTCTGCACTGCTGATCACCGCCTGCGCATGGTGGGGCGTCAGCTTCCTGCGCGGTGACGATGCCAACGCCGCGCAGACGCTGCGGGTGGGGCTGTACGAGAACGCGCCGAAGGTCTATCGCGACAAGGACGGCCACCCGGCCGGGCTGTTCGTGGAACTGCTCGATGCGATCGCCCGCAAACAGGGCTGGCGCGTGCAGTACGTGCCCTGTGAATGGTCGGACTGCCTTGCGCGGCTGGAAGCGGGCGAGCTGGACCTGATGCCCGACGTGGCCTACACGCCCGAACGCGGGCGCCTGTTCGAGTTCCACGCCGTGCCGGTGGCGCATTCCTGGTCGCAGGTCTACAAGCATCGCGGACTGGTGGTGCGGGCGTTCCCCGACCTGGCCGACCTGCGGGTGGCGCTGCTGCGCGGCAGCGTGCAGGAAGAAGAGCTGCGCCACCTGCTGCGCGAACTCGGGGTCCGCTGGAGCATGGTGGAAGCCGACAGCTACGGGCAGGCGTTCGCCGCGGTCCGCGACGGACGCGCCGACGTGGCGATCGCCAACAACTTCTTCGGTGCACGCGCGGCACGCAGCTTCGGGCTCGAGGAAACCGCGATCCTGTTCAATCCCGCCACGCTCTATTTCGCGGCGCCCAAAGGCCGGCACGCCGCGGAGCTGGCGCGCATCGACCACTGGCTGCGGGCCTGGCAGCAGTCGCCGGACTCGGTGTATTTCGAAGCGATGCGCCACGCGATGATGCCGCCGCCACTGACGGTGACACCGCGCTGGCTGCCGGCTGCGCTGGCCGTTGCCGCTGCGCTGGTGCTGGCGCTGCTGGCGTTCAGCCTGATCCTTCGCTGGCGGGTGCGTGCCGCGACCGTGGACGCCACCGCGGCGCGCAACCGGCTGGAGCTGGTGCTGGAGGTCAGCCCGGTGGCGCTGTTCCTGCTGCGCGAAGCGGATGGCGAACTGGCGGTGGAATGGGCCAGTCCGAACGTGCCGCGGCTGTATGGGATGCTCGCGGAGGAAGTGCTGGCCCCGGGCCGCTGGAGGCAACACGTGCACCCGGACGACCTGCCCACGCTGGAGCCGGCCCTCGACCACCTGCGCCGCCACCCGACGCTGACCCGCGAGTACCGCGTGGTCGACAACACCGGCGTCATCCACCACGTGCATGAAGTGCTGCGTACGCTGCCCGTCCCGGCCGGACAACCGCTGCGCGCGCTCTCCACCTGGACCGATGTATCGGAAGCGAAGGCGCACGCCGCCGAGCTCAGCCACCTGGCCCACCACGACAGCCTGACCGGGCTACCCAACCGGCGCCTGCTGCAGTTGTTCCTGGAGGATGCGACGCAGGCGGGTCGGCGCTTCGCGGTGGTGGCGCTGGACCTGGACCGGCTGCGCGGCGTCAACGACACCCTCGGCCACTCGCTGGGCGACCAGGCGCTGCGCGCCGCCACCCAGCGGCTGCAGGCGCGGCTGCCCGCGGGAGGTTTCCTCGCGCGGCTGGGTGGCGACGAGTTCGCCGCGGTGCTGCCGGGCGCGACCGCGGATGATGCCGACGCTTTCGCGCTCGACGTGCTGGAAGCGTTCACCCGTCCGCTGCTGGGCGGGACCACGCCGACCGTGCTGACCATCAGCGTGGGCATCGCACTGGCGCCGACCGACGGCGACAACGCCGATACTCTGCTGCGCCACGCCGAGCTGGCGCTCTACGAGGCCAAGCGGCTGGGCACCGGACGCCGCCAGTTCTTCCAGCCGGCGCTGTCCACCGGCGCGGCGCAACGGCTGGCGCTGGAGACGGGCCTGCGCATGGCGCTGCCGCGCCAGCAGTTCCGCCTGCACTACCAGCCGCAGCTGGACCTGCACGACGGCGCGCTGGCCGGGGTGGAGGCGCTGTTGCGCTGGGAGCATCCGGAGCTCGGCACGATCCCGCCGGTGCAGTTCATCCCGGTGGCCGAGGAAACCGGGCAGATCGAGGAGATCGGCCAATGGGTGCTGCTGGAAGCCTGCCGCCAGCTGCGCGCCTGGGACGACGCCGGGCTGGGCATCCACGGGATGTCGGTCAACTGCTCGGTGCAGCAGCTCGACGCCGACCGGCTGCCGGCGCAGGTGGCGGCGATCCTGGCCGCGACCGGGATCGCCGCGGACCGGCTGGAACTGGAGATCACCGAGTCGGTGCTGATGCGCGACCCCGAACACGCCATCGTGGTGCTGCAGGCGCTGAAGGCGCAGGGCGTGCGGCTGGCGATCGACGATTTCGGCACCGGCTATTCCAGCCTCGCCTACCTGCGCCGGCTGCCGCTGACCCGGCTGAAGATCGACCGCGCCTTCGTCAGCGGCATCGGCAACGATCCCGGCGACGAGGAGATCTGCCGCACGGTGATCGCGCTGGCCCGCAACCTCGGTCTGGAAACACTGGCCGAAGGCGTGGAGCACGCGCACGAGGCGGCGTTCCTGCGCGAGGGCGGCTGCACCCTGGCGCAAGGCTTCCACTACGCCCGGGCGCTGCCGCCGGAGGCACTCGTGGCATGGGTCAGCGCGCACCGGCGGCAGCCGCGCCGGGGCTGA
- a CDS encoding cytochrome b/b6 domain-containing protein — translation MNPAARFVPLARLLHWLMAALLLSQLLIGVAMMASLVLRPPLIALHRPLGLALLVLVLVRLWVRRRHPPPALPADLPRWQAAAARASHLLLYALMLVLPLLGWALSSAAGNVVVVPGDVALPAIAPHDPVLYAWLRAAHGLLAWLLLATVLGHVAAALHHAWIRRDGVFEAMTWGRRPPPGTG, via the coding sequence ATGAACCCCGCCGCGCGCTTCGTTCCGCTCGCCCGCCTGCTGCACTGGCTGATGGCGGCGCTGCTGCTGTCCCAGCTGCTGATCGGCGTGGCGATGATGGCCTCGCTGGTCCTGCGGCCGCCGCTGATCGCGCTGCACCGTCCGCTGGGCCTGGCCCTGCTGGTGCTGGTGCTGGTGCGGCTGTGGGTGCGCCGCCGCCATCCGCCGCCGGCGCTGCCGGCCGACCTGCCCCGCTGGCAGGCCGCCGCCGCACGCGCCTCGCACCTGCTGCTGTACGCGCTGATGCTGGTGCTGCCACTGCTGGGCTGGGCGCTGAGCTCGGCCGCGGGCAATGTGGTGGTGGTGCCCGGCGACGTCGCGCTGCCGGCGATCGCGCCGCACGACCCCGTACTGTACGCGTGGCTGCGCGCTGCCCACGGCCTGCTGGCTTGGCTGCTGCTGGCGACCGTGCTGGGCCACGTGGCGGCCGCGCTGCACCACGCGTGGATCCGCCGCGACGGCGTGTTCGAGGCCATGACGTGGGGGCGCCGGCCGCCGCCGGGGACCGGCTGA
- a CDS encoding catalase family peroxidase — protein sequence MSTPPATPRKRLPLAPLAAIAAVVALAGIGFLYVAGRLGDTPPSARTLVGAIEAAAGPHPGYRRAHSRGVCVGGWFEGTADGAALSSARVFAQDRVPVLGRLSIGGGDPHGAEAGARVRSLALQLRSDDGADWRLAMNSFPFFAVPSAEAFLEQTRAQIPDPATGKPDPARMAAVLAKYPSARAFRDWAASAPWPNSWANTTYNGIHTFVFVAPDGRRQPLRWSLRPRVPLVAMDAAARAAATPDYLAAEFARRLAAGPVAWDLVATLPAPGDALDDPSQLWPAARPTRTLGTLWLDTMAAQAQGVCRDVNFDPTVLPPGIERSDDPILAARAAVYAHSFNRREREIARGQAPEATGQEGPR from the coding sequence ATGTCCACACCCCCTGCCACGCCCCGCAAACGCCTGCCGCTGGCGCCGCTGGCCGCCATCGCCGCGGTGGTGGCCTTGGCCGGCATCGGCTTCCTGTACGTCGCCGGCCGCCTGGGCGACACCCCGCCCTCCGCGCGCACGCTGGTCGGCGCGATCGAGGCCGCCGCCGGCCCGCACCCCGGCTACCGCCGCGCGCACAGCCGCGGCGTCTGCGTCGGCGGCTGGTTCGAGGGCACGGCCGACGGCGCCGCGCTCTCGTCGGCGCGGGTGTTCGCGCAGGACCGCGTGCCGGTGCTGGGCCGGCTGTCGATCGGCGGCGGCGATCCGCATGGCGCCGAGGCCGGCGCACGCGTGCGCAGCCTGGCCCTGCAGCTGCGCAGCGACGACGGCGCGGACTGGCGGCTGGCGATGAACAGCTTCCCGTTCTTCGCCGTACCCAGCGCCGAGGCCTTCCTCGAGCAGACCCGCGCGCAGATCCCCGACCCGGCCACCGGCAAGCCGGACCCGGCGCGGATGGCCGCGGTGCTGGCGAAATATCCCAGCGCGCGCGCCTTCCGCGACTGGGCGGCCAGCGCGCCGTGGCCGAACAGCTGGGCCAATACGACCTACAACGGCATCCACACCTTCGTGTTCGTCGCGCCCGACGGCCGCCGCCAGCCGCTGCGCTGGTCGCTGCGCCCGCGCGTGCCGCTGGTGGCGATGGACGCCGCCGCGCGCGCCGCGGCCACGCCGGACTACCTGGCCGCGGAGTTCGCGCGCCGGCTGGCCGCCGGCCCGGTGGCCTGGGACCTGGTGGCGACGCTGCCGGCACCCGGCGACGCGCTGGACGACCCCTCGCAGCTGTGGCCGGCGGCGCGTCCCACCCGCACGCTGGGCACGCTGTGGCTGGACACGATGGCGGCGCAGGCACAAGGCGTCTGCCGCGACGTCAACTTCGATCCCACCGTGCTGCCGCCCGGCATCGAGCGCTCCGACGATCCCATCCTGGCCGCGCGCGCGGCGGTGTATGCGCACTCGTTCAACCGCCGCGAGCGCGAGATCGCCCGCGGCCAGGCGCCGGAGGCCACCGGCCAGGAAGGCCCGCGATGA